From Channa argus isolate prfri chromosome 18, Channa argus male v1.0, whole genome shotgun sequence, the proteins below share one genomic window:
- the rai14 gene encoding ankycorbin isoform X3 — MKSLKAKFRKTDVNEWNKNDERLLAAVEHGEVEKVAALLAKKGASAVKLDSEGKSALHVAASRGQTDCLSVILAHGADQSITDAAGFNPLHLAAKNNHTECCKKLIQCKCPIDAIDSSGKTALHHAAASGNIRTIQLLCELKSPISLKDADGLTPLLLSAKHAHVEVCNALLDCGAEINASDNSGRTALMLAAESNALSVVEVLVQRGADLSAVDSQGHDVVHYAKLSGKAEVKTALMAALSKHHVSDTKSPRSPQSSGPSSPSVVTSTGTPASGKSDTPKIFNYKEDEVRGTVLRDEVEKLHEERNMLLETIEDLKQTVEQNVTGSELDTKVEHSCTASAALVSALQAKITALTLENLHLASKLKKQPSLQGNEDLKESSHPNSMASNSSFHSTQDEFESLSPVPSTNQGEREYVSGHVFVRGDEEGGKEEITLLRQTLESVQRKLLETRKENRSLQAQLKPEREREEHAYMREKGREEELMESLAELQAKLTDTQERYHQAAEEVEMLRAQMRTHGAEQTEEEEKRVASSKLEHEIKQLTAQLIQSESEREKAGQQVRQLEEALRRTGEERQTIKENEQRILQIEELYKESQEEIRILQEALKGTVPVEAAAKDFEEMKAELNEVITGLQRRLLELSHSYSETKSQLSVTQKQLAEAQAEASELSPSSEQQQQQVQVLNNKVEELHMLLVDIEKKYSTAQEEILALKQEAEAQAQSSVALADHTQVMLSLGNAIKELESQTENLKEQLHQKTLQVEALQNRCGSCANFSLKAQKDVTPDDSVSRLEHETLREQMDSKVNHLMQLLQEALRKQDEMALEAADAWQKARENRAEREALQELVMSREKENQTLTSRLAESQDAVSQLKQLVEDHVASEREKNKRIDDLSREVGKLKDALNSLSQLSYSSGSPSKRQQQNQQLEALQQQVKQLQYQLAESKKQHHEIVSVYRMHLLYAVQGQMDEDVQKALKQILMMCKMPSQAKEAC; from the exons TCTACATGTAGCAGCCTCACGAGGTCAGACAGACTGTCTTTCTGTCATTCTTGCTCATGGAGCTGACCAGTCAATCACAGATGCTGCAG GTTTTAATCCTTTACATTTGGCTGCAAAAAACAATCATACTGAGTGCTGCAAAAAACTTATTCAG TGTAAGTGTCCTATCGATGCTATAGACAGTTCAGGAAAGACTGCTTTGCATCACGCTG CTGCCAGTGGGAACATCCGGACCATCCAACTGCTATGTGAACTCAAAAGTCCCATCAGCCTGAAAGATGCA GATGGACTCACTCCCTTGCTCTTGTCAGCCAAACATGCTCATGTTGAAGTATGCAACGCTTTGTTGGACTGTGGTGCTGAAATCAATGCCTCTGATAACAGCGGCAG GACAGCTTTGATGCTGGCAGCTGAGTCCAATGCACTCTCTGTTGTTGAAGTACTGGTTCAGCGAGGAGCAGATCTTTCAGCTGTAGATTCACAAGGTCATGATGTCGTACATTATGCCAAGCTGTCAGGCAAGGCAGAAGTCAAAACTGCCCTCATGGCTGCCCTGAGCAAACATCATGTTTCAG ATACAAAGTCACCTAGAAGTCCTCAG AGCTCTGGACCCTCCTCTCCTTCAGTTGTTACATCCACAGGGACTCCTGCGTCAGGCAAAAGTGACACTCCGAAGATATTCAACTATAAG GAGGATGAGGTCAGAGGTACAGTTCTGAGAGACGAGGTGGAGAAGCTCCATGAGGAGAGAAACATGTTGCTGGAAACGATTGAAGACCTGAAGCAGACCGTGGAGCAGAATGTGACTGGTTCTGAGCTGGATACAAAG GTTGAACACAGTTGTACAGCATCAGCAGCTCTGGTTTCTGCTCTGCAAGCCAAGATTACTGCTCTGACTTTGGAGAACCTGCACCTTGCAAGCAAACTTAAG AAACAGCCGTCCCTCCAAGGAAACGAAGACCTGAAGGAGAGCAGTCATCCAAACAGCATGGCGTCCAACTCCTCCTTCCACTCCACCCAGGATGAGTTTGAATCACTGTCACCAGTCCCTTCCACCAACCAAGGAGAAAGGGAATATGTTTCAGGACATGTTTTTGTCAGAGGGGATGAAGAAGGGGGCAAAGAGGAGATCACACTTTTACGACAGACATTAGAGAGTGTTCAGAGGAAACTTCTGGAAACCAGAAAAGAAAACCGCTCACTTCAGGCACAGCTGaaaccagagagagaaagagaggagcatGCATACATgagggagaaaggaagagaggaagagttGATGGAGAGTTTAGCAGAGCTGCAGGCAAAGCTGACAGACACTCAGGAGAGATACCACCAAGCGGCGGAGGAGGTGGAGATGCTGAGAGCACAGATGAGAACACATGGAGCGGAACAGactgaggaagaggaaaagagagttGCATCATCCAAACTTGAGcatgaaataaaacagctgaCGGCCCAGCTCATTCAATCAGAATCTGAGCGAGAGAAAGCAGGTCAACAAGTCCGACAGCTAGAGGAGGCTCTGAGGAGGACAGGGGAGGAAAGACAAaccattaaagaaaatgaacagaGGATTTTGCAGATTGAAGAGCTGTACAAGGAGTCACAGGAGGAGATTAGGATACTCCAG GAGGCCCTGAAGGGCACAGTCCCTGTTGAAGCTGCAGCCAAAGACTTTGAAGAAATGAAAGCCGAGCTAAACGAGGTGATTACTGGGCTACAGCGGCGCTTGCTGGAACTCTCCCACTCCTACAGCGAAACCAAGAGTCAGCTAAGTGTCACTCAGAAACAACTGGCTGAAGCTCAGGCTGAGGCCAGTGAATTGTCTCCTTCCtcagaacaacaacagcagcaagtcCAGGTGCTAAACAACAAGGTGGAGGAGCTACACATGCTTCTAGTGGACATAGAAAAGAAGTATTCAACTGCTCAGGAGGAGATTTTGGCCCTAAAGCAGGAGGCAGAAGCTCAAGCACAGAGCTCTGTAGCCCTCGCTGACCATACACAGGTTATGTTATCTTTGGGAAATGCCATCAAAGAGTTGGAAAGCCAAACAGAAAACCTGAAAGAACAACTACACCAGAAGACCTTGCAGGTGGAGGCTCTACAGAACAG ATGTGGTTCTTGTGCCAATTTTAGTCTGAAAGCACAGAAGGATGTCACCCCAGATGATTCCGTCTCGCGTCTGGAGCATGAGACTCTGCGAGAACAAATGGATAGTAAGGTGAACCATCTGATGCAGCTCCTTCAGGAGGCCCTAAGGAAACAGGATGAGATGGCGTTGGAGGCTGCTGATGCGTGGCAGAAG gCACGTGAGAATCGTGCAGAGCGGGAAGCGCTGCAGGAGCTGGTGATGTCAAGGGAGAAGGAGAACCAGACACTGACCTCCAGACTGGCCGAGTCCCAGGATGCTGTGTCTCAGCTCAAACAGCTGGTGGAGGACCATGTCGCctcagaaagagaaaagaataagAGG ATAGATGACCTGTCTCGAGAGGTGGGGAAGCTAAAGGATGCATTAAACAGCCTGTCTCAGCTCTCCTACAGCTCTGGTTCACCCTCTAAGAGACAGCAGCAAAACCAACAGCTGGAGGCACTGCAGCAACAAGTCAAACAGCTGCAGTACCAGCTAGCT GAGTCAAAGAAGCAGCACCATGAGATAGTGTCTGTCTATAGGATGCACCTCCTTTATGCTGTCCAG GGTCAGATGGACGAGGATGTTCAGAAAGCCTTGAAGCAGATTCTTATGATGTGCAAAATGCCAAGCCAAGCCAAGGAGGCCTGCTGA
- the rai14 gene encoding ankycorbin isoform X2 gives MKSLKAKFRKTDVNEWNKNDERLLAAVEHGEVEKVAALLAKKGASAVKLDSEGKSALHVAASRGQTDCLSVILAHGADQSITDAAGFNPLHLAAKNNHTECCKKLIQCKCPIDAIDSSGKTALHHAAASGNIRTIQLLCELKSPISLKDADGLTPLLLSAKHAHVEVCNALLDCGAEINASDNSGRTALMLAAESNALSVVEVLVQRGADLSAVDSQGHDVVHYAKLSGKAEVKTALMAALSKHHVSDTKSPRSPQHDQVVRLSDERITTPKKRKAPPPPISPLQSSGPSSPSVVTSTGTPASGKSDTPKIFNYKEDEVRGTVLRDEVEKLHEERNMLLETIEDLKQTVEQNVTGSELDTKVEHSCTASAALVSALQAKITALTLENLHLASKLKKQPSLQGNEDLKESSHPNSMASNSSFHSTQDEFESLSPVPSTNQGEREYVSGHVFVRGDEEGGKEEITLLRQTLESVQRKLLETRKENRSLQAQLKPEREREEHAYMREKGREEELMESLAELQAKLTDTQERYHQAAEEVEMLRAQMRTHGAEQTEEEEKRVASSKLEHEIKQLTAQLIQSESEREKAGQQVRQLEEALRRTGEERQTIKENEQRILQIEELYKESQEEIRILQEALKGTVPVEAAAKDFEEMKAELNEVITGLQRRLLELSHSYSETKSQLSVTQKQLAEAQAEASELSPSSEQQQQQVQVLNNKVEELHMLLVDIEKKYSTAQEEILALKQEAEAQAQSSVALADHTQVMLSLGNAIKELESQTENLKEQLHQKTLQVEALQNSLKAQKDVTPDDSVSRLEHETLREQMDSKVNHLMQLLQEALRKQDEMALEAADAWQKARENRAEREALQELVMSREKENQTLTSRLAESQDAVSQLKQLVEDHVASEREKNKRIDDLSREVGKLKDALNSLSQLSYSSGSPSKRQQQNQQLEALQQQVKQLQYQLAESKKQHHEIVSVYRMHLLYAVQGQMDEDVQKALKQILMMCKMPSQAKEAC, from the exons TCTACATGTAGCAGCCTCACGAGGTCAGACAGACTGTCTTTCTGTCATTCTTGCTCATGGAGCTGACCAGTCAATCACAGATGCTGCAG GTTTTAATCCTTTACATTTGGCTGCAAAAAACAATCATACTGAGTGCTGCAAAAAACTTATTCAG TGTAAGTGTCCTATCGATGCTATAGACAGTTCAGGAAAGACTGCTTTGCATCACGCTG CTGCCAGTGGGAACATCCGGACCATCCAACTGCTATGTGAACTCAAAAGTCCCATCAGCCTGAAAGATGCA GATGGACTCACTCCCTTGCTCTTGTCAGCCAAACATGCTCATGTTGAAGTATGCAACGCTTTGTTGGACTGTGGTGCTGAAATCAATGCCTCTGATAACAGCGGCAG GACAGCTTTGATGCTGGCAGCTGAGTCCAATGCACTCTCTGTTGTTGAAGTACTGGTTCAGCGAGGAGCAGATCTTTCAGCTGTAGATTCACAAGGTCATGATGTCGTACATTATGCCAAGCTGTCAGGCAAGGCAGAAGTCAAAACTGCCCTCATGGCTGCCCTGAGCAAACATCATGTTTCAG ATACAAAGTCACCTAGAAGTCCTCAG CATGATCAAGTAGTTAGGCTAAGTGATGAACGGATCACAACTCCCAAAAAACGAAAAGCACCTCCACCTCCTATTAGCCCACTGCAG AGCTCTGGACCCTCCTCTCCTTCAGTTGTTACATCCACAGGGACTCCTGCGTCAGGCAAAAGTGACACTCCGAAGATATTCAACTATAAG GAGGATGAGGTCAGAGGTACAGTTCTGAGAGACGAGGTGGAGAAGCTCCATGAGGAGAGAAACATGTTGCTGGAAACGATTGAAGACCTGAAGCAGACCGTGGAGCAGAATGTGACTGGTTCTGAGCTGGATACAAAG GTTGAACACAGTTGTACAGCATCAGCAGCTCTGGTTTCTGCTCTGCAAGCCAAGATTACTGCTCTGACTTTGGAGAACCTGCACCTTGCAAGCAAACTTAAG AAACAGCCGTCCCTCCAAGGAAACGAAGACCTGAAGGAGAGCAGTCATCCAAACAGCATGGCGTCCAACTCCTCCTTCCACTCCACCCAGGATGAGTTTGAATCACTGTCACCAGTCCCTTCCACCAACCAAGGAGAAAGGGAATATGTTTCAGGACATGTTTTTGTCAGAGGGGATGAAGAAGGGGGCAAAGAGGAGATCACACTTTTACGACAGACATTAGAGAGTGTTCAGAGGAAACTTCTGGAAACCAGAAAAGAAAACCGCTCACTTCAGGCACAGCTGaaaccagagagagaaagagaggagcatGCATACATgagggagaaaggaagagaggaagagttGATGGAGAGTTTAGCAGAGCTGCAGGCAAAGCTGACAGACACTCAGGAGAGATACCACCAAGCGGCGGAGGAGGTGGAGATGCTGAGAGCACAGATGAGAACACATGGAGCGGAACAGactgaggaagaggaaaagagagttGCATCATCCAAACTTGAGcatgaaataaaacagctgaCGGCCCAGCTCATTCAATCAGAATCTGAGCGAGAGAAAGCAGGTCAACAAGTCCGACAGCTAGAGGAGGCTCTGAGGAGGACAGGGGAGGAAAGACAAaccattaaagaaaatgaacagaGGATTTTGCAGATTGAAGAGCTGTACAAGGAGTCACAGGAGGAGATTAGGATACTCCAG GAGGCCCTGAAGGGCACAGTCCCTGTTGAAGCTGCAGCCAAAGACTTTGAAGAAATGAAAGCCGAGCTAAACGAGGTGATTACTGGGCTACAGCGGCGCTTGCTGGAACTCTCCCACTCCTACAGCGAAACCAAGAGTCAGCTAAGTGTCACTCAGAAACAACTGGCTGAAGCTCAGGCTGAGGCCAGTGAATTGTCTCCTTCCtcagaacaacaacagcagcaagtcCAGGTGCTAAACAACAAGGTGGAGGAGCTACACATGCTTCTAGTGGACATAGAAAAGAAGTATTCAACTGCTCAGGAGGAGATTTTGGCCCTAAAGCAGGAGGCAGAAGCTCAAGCACAGAGCTCTGTAGCCCTCGCTGACCATACACAGGTTATGTTATCTTTGGGAAATGCCATCAAAGAGTTGGAAAGCCAAACAGAAAACCTGAAAGAACAACTACACCAGAAGACCTTGCAGGTGGAGGCTCTACAGAACAG TCTGAAAGCACAGAAGGATGTCACCCCAGATGATTCCGTCTCGCGTCTGGAGCATGAGACTCTGCGAGAACAAATGGATAGTAAGGTGAACCATCTGATGCAGCTCCTTCAGGAGGCCCTAAGGAAACAGGATGAGATGGCGTTGGAGGCTGCTGATGCGTGGCAGAAG gCACGTGAGAATCGTGCAGAGCGGGAAGCGCTGCAGGAGCTGGTGATGTCAAGGGAGAAGGAGAACCAGACACTGACCTCCAGACTGGCCGAGTCCCAGGATGCTGTGTCTCAGCTCAAACAGCTGGTGGAGGACCATGTCGCctcagaaagagaaaagaataagAGG ATAGATGACCTGTCTCGAGAGGTGGGGAAGCTAAAGGATGCATTAAACAGCCTGTCTCAGCTCTCCTACAGCTCTGGTTCACCCTCTAAGAGACAGCAGCAAAACCAACAGCTGGAGGCACTGCAGCAACAAGTCAAACAGCTGCAGTACCAGCTAGCT GAGTCAAAGAAGCAGCACCATGAGATAGTGTCTGTCTATAGGATGCACCTCCTTTATGCTGTCCAG GGTCAGATGGACGAGGATGTTCAGAAAGCCTTGAAGCAGATTCTTATGATGTGCAAAATGCCAAGCCAAGCCAAGGAGGCCTGCTGA
- the rai14 gene encoding ankycorbin isoform X1, producing MKSLKAKFRKTDVNEWNKNDERLLAAVEHGEVEKVAALLAKKGASAVKLDSEGKSALHVAASRGQTDCLSVILAHGADQSITDAAGFNPLHLAAKNNHTECCKKLIQCKCPIDAIDSSGKTALHHAAASGNIRTIQLLCELKSPISLKDADGLTPLLLSAKHAHVEVCNALLDCGAEINASDNSGRTALMLAAESNALSVVEVLVQRGADLSAVDSQGHDVVHYAKLSGKAEVKTALMAALSKHHVSDTKSPRSPQHDQVVRLSDERITTPKKRKAPPPPISPLQSSGPSSPSVVTSTGTPASGKSDTPKIFNYKEDEVRGTVLRDEVEKLHEERNMLLETIEDLKQTVEQNVTGSELDTKVEHSCTASAALVSALQAKITALTLENLHLASKLKKQPSLQGNEDLKESSHPNSMASNSSFHSTQDEFESLSPVPSTNQGEREYVSGHVFVRGDEEGGKEEITLLRQTLESVQRKLLETRKENRSLQAQLKPEREREEHAYMREKGREEELMESLAELQAKLTDTQERYHQAAEEVEMLRAQMRTHGAEQTEEEEKRVASSKLEHEIKQLTAQLIQSESEREKAGQQVRQLEEALRRTGEERQTIKENEQRILQIEELYKESQEEIRILQEALKGTVPVEAAAKDFEEMKAELNEVITGLQRRLLELSHSYSETKSQLSVTQKQLAEAQAEASELSPSSEQQQQQVQVLNNKVEELHMLLVDIEKKYSTAQEEILALKQEAEAQAQSSVALADHTQVMLSLGNAIKELESQTENLKEQLHQKTLQVEALQNRCGSCANFSLKAQKDVTPDDSVSRLEHETLREQMDSKVNHLMQLLQEALRKQDEMALEAADAWQKARENRAEREALQELVMSREKENQTLTSRLAESQDAVSQLKQLVEDHVASEREKNKRIDDLSREVGKLKDALNSLSQLSYSSGSPSKRQQQNQQLEALQQQVKQLQYQLAESKKQHHEIVSVYRMHLLYAVQGQMDEDVQKALKQILMMCKMPSQAKEAC from the exons TCTACATGTAGCAGCCTCACGAGGTCAGACAGACTGTCTTTCTGTCATTCTTGCTCATGGAGCTGACCAGTCAATCACAGATGCTGCAG GTTTTAATCCTTTACATTTGGCTGCAAAAAACAATCATACTGAGTGCTGCAAAAAACTTATTCAG TGTAAGTGTCCTATCGATGCTATAGACAGTTCAGGAAAGACTGCTTTGCATCACGCTG CTGCCAGTGGGAACATCCGGACCATCCAACTGCTATGTGAACTCAAAAGTCCCATCAGCCTGAAAGATGCA GATGGACTCACTCCCTTGCTCTTGTCAGCCAAACATGCTCATGTTGAAGTATGCAACGCTTTGTTGGACTGTGGTGCTGAAATCAATGCCTCTGATAACAGCGGCAG GACAGCTTTGATGCTGGCAGCTGAGTCCAATGCACTCTCTGTTGTTGAAGTACTGGTTCAGCGAGGAGCAGATCTTTCAGCTGTAGATTCACAAGGTCATGATGTCGTACATTATGCCAAGCTGTCAGGCAAGGCAGAAGTCAAAACTGCCCTCATGGCTGCCCTGAGCAAACATCATGTTTCAG ATACAAAGTCACCTAGAAGTCCTCAG CATGATCAAGTAGTTAGGCTAAGTGATGAACGGATCACAACTCCCAAAAAACGAAAAGCACCTCCACCTCCTATTAGCCCACTGCAG AGCTCTGGACCCTCCTCTCCTTCAGTTGTTACATCCACAGGGACTCCTGCGTCAGGCAAAAGTGACACTCCGAAGATATTCAACTATAAG GAGGATGAGGTCAGAGGTACAGTTCTGAGAGACGAGGTGGAGAAGCTCCATGAGGAGAGAAACATGTTGCTGGAAACGATTGAAGACCTGAAGCAGACCGTGGAGCAGAATGTGACTGGTTCTGAGCTGGATACAAAG GTTGAACACAGTTGTACAGCATCAGCAGCTCTGGTTTCTGCTCTGCAAGCCAAGATTACTGCTCTGACTTTGGAGAACCTGCACCTTGCAAGCAAACTTAAG AAACAGCCGTCCCTCCAAGGAAACGAAGACCTGAAGGAGAGCAGTCATCCAAACAGCATGGCGTCCAACTCCTCCTTCCACTCCACCCAGGATGAGTTTGAATCACTGTCACCAGTCCCTTCCACCAACCAAGGAGAAAGGGAATATGTTTCAGGACATGTTTTTGTCAGAGGGGATGAAGAAGGGGGCAAAGAGGAGATCACACTTTTACGACAGACATTAGAGAGTGTTCAGAGGAAACTTCTGGAAACCAGAAAAGAAAACCGCTCACTTCAGGCACAGCTGaaaccagagagagaaagagaggagcatGCATACATgagggagaaaggaagagaggaagagttGATGGAGAGTTTAGCAGAGCTGCAGGCAAAGCTGACAGACACTCAGGAGAGATACCACCAAGCGGCGGAGGAGGTGGAGATGCTGAGAGCACAGATGAGAACACATGGAGCGGAACAGactgaggaagaggaaaagagagttGCATCATCCAAACTTGAGcatgaaataaaacagctgaCGGCCCAGCTCATTCAATCAGAATCTGAGCGAGAGAAAGCAGGTCAACAAGTCCGACAGCTAGAGGAGGCTCTGAGGAGGACAGGGGAGGAAAGACAAaccattaaagaaaatgaacagaGGATTTTGCAGATTGAAGAGCTGTACAAGGAGTCACAGGAGGAGATTAGGATACTCCAG GAGGCCCTGAAGGGCACAGTCCCTGTTGAAGCTGCAGCCAAAGACTTTGAAGAAATGAAAGCCGAGCTAAACGAGGTGATTACTGGGCTACAGCGGCGCTTGCTGGAACTCTCCCACTCCTACAGCGAAACCAAGAGTCAGCTAAGTGTCACTCAGAAACAACTGGCTGAAGCTCAGGCTGAGGCCAGTGAATTGTCTCCTTCCtcagaacaacaacagcagcaagtcCAGGTGCTAAACAACAAGGTGGAGGAGCTACACATGCTTCTAGTGGACATAGAAAAGAAGTATTCAACTGCTCAGGAGGAGATTTTGGCCCTAAAGCAGGAGGCAGAAGCTCAAGCACAGAGCTCTGTAGCCCTCGCTGACCATACACAGGTTATGTTATCTTTGGGAAATGCCATCAAAGAGTTGGAAAGCCAAACAGAAAACCTGAAAGAACAACTACACCAGAAGACCTTGCAGGTGGAGGCTCTACAGAACAG ATGTGGTTCTTGTGCCAATTTTAGTCTGAAAGCACAGAAGGATGTCACCCCAGATGATTCCGTCTCGCGTCTGGAGCATGAGACTCTGCGAGAACAAATGGATAGTAAGGTGAACCATCTGATGCAGCTCCTTCAGGAGGCCCTAAGGAAACAGGATGAGATGGCGTTGGAGGCTGCTGATGCGTGGCAGAAG gCACGTGAGAATCGTGCAGAGCGGGAAGCGCTGCAGGAGCTGGTGATGTCAAGGGAGAAGGAGAACCAGACACTGACCTCCAGACTGGCCGAGTCCCAGGATGCTGTGTCTCAGCTCAAACAGCTGGTGGAGGACCATGTCGCctcagaaagagaaaagaataagAGG ATAGATGACCTGTCTCGAGAGGTGGGGAAGCTAAAGGATGCATTAAACAGCCTGTCTCAGCTCTCCTACAGCTCTGGTTCACCCTCTAAGAGACAGCAGCAAAACCAACAGCTGGAGGCACTGCAGCAACAAGTCAAACAGCTGCAGTACCAGCTAGCT GAGTCAAAGAAGCAGCACCATGAGATAGTGTCTGTCTATAGGATGCACCTCCTTTATGCTGTCCAG GGTCAGATGGACGAGGATGTTCAGAAAGCCTTGAAGCAGATTCTTATGATGTGCAAAATGCCAAGCCAAGCCAAGGAGGCCTGCTGA